The DNA window TGTGGCGCTGTCGCCAATTCGACGTGGGCTTTTGCAATTCGCATATTTATTTTTTCGTCGCTTTCGGTGGAGCGTTCTTTGAGCCTCCTTTTGAGTTCGTCCACACTAGGTGGTTTTACGAAAACTGCTAAGGTTTCCTCAGGAAATTTATGTTTGATGCGCAATCCACCAGCTACATCAATGTCGAAAATTACGTTTTTTCCTAGAGCCCAAATGCGTTCGACTTCGCTTTTCAAAGTTCCATAAAAATTATCTCTATACACTTCTTCCCATTCTACAAAATCTTCGTTTTTGATGTGGGTTTTGAAATCTTTTAGTGACATAAAGTAATAATCTTTACCGTTTACTTCTTCGCCACGAGCTTCCCGCGTTGCTGCGGAAATAGAAAACTCCAAATTCAAGTCTTCTTGCTTTAATAAATGCCTAACTATGGTGGTTTTCCCAGAACCTGATGGTGCCGAAAACACTATTAATTTTCCTTTTTTCATTCTTTAATTTATATGTAATCAATCATTCCAAAGATTGAATTCTTTTTTAATTGTTGATAATAGTTGATTATACGAAATCAGTTCATCAACATTTGGATAATATTTTAAATAGGTTTCAGGATTGTTAAAAGAAAAACTATTCTCAATACTCCCATTTTTTATAAAGACTTCATAACTATCTCCATCAACTACGGTTTTTATATTCTTAATAGTCACATATTCACCATCTTCGAACTTGATTGAACTCAATTTTAATTTGTAATTGATTTCTTTTAAATCAGGTAAAAATTCTAAATCCAAAAGCAATAAATTTAACCATATTAAATTAGCGTCTTTTGGTTTTAGTTTTCCAATATTTTCTTTTGGAAATTGAATTTGGTTAATTTTTGTTACTTGTTTTAAATTTTTTGAATAATAATAAATAGTTACTTTCCAATTGTTTTTACCTTCATCATACATTCTGAAAATTTCTACAGTATTTGAAATAGAATAATCTTTATAAATTCGGATTTCTTTTTGAAATTCTAATGTATCAGGTATTTCTAAAACTTTATTTATTTCAGAGACTTCTTGTCCAAAACAATTGAAAAGAGTTAAAAACAAGGAGATGAAATAATATCTTATCATTGATTAAAATCGCTTACAACACATTCAAAACCTGTTCCTTAATTTTTTCCAATTCATCCTTCATCATCACAACAAGTTTTTGCATTTGGGCGTGATTCGATTTCGAACCCATTGTGTTGATTTCGCGTCCCATTTCTTGGGTGATGAAACCTAGTTTTCGACCGTTGGCTTCCGTCCCGTTGATGGTTTCCAAGAAATAATCTAGGTGATTGGTCAAACGCACTTTTTCTTCGGTAATGTCCAATTTTTCTAGGTAATAAATCAATTCCTGTTCAAAACGGTTTTCATCGACA is part of the Flavobacterium nackdongense genome and encodes:
- the gmk gene encoding guanylate kinase; translation: MKKGKLIVFSAPSGSGKTTIVRHLLKQEDLNLEFSISAATREARGEEVNGKDYYFMSLKDFKTHIKNEDFVEWEEVYRDNFYGTLKSEVERIWALGKNVIFDIDVAGGLRIKHKFPEETLAVFVKPPSVDELKRRLKERSTESDEKINMRIAKAHVELATAPQFDVVIKNYDLAIALEEAHHLVKEFVNEKI